A single region of the Polyangiaceae bacterium genome encodes:
- a CDS encoding ACT domain-containing protein, protein MKMADKKRQLEELRKKLSEIDRALLERLEERARASRDIRALLEGEAPALDRSEAEGLDALATASGGVLPEESLRAIFSEIFAVGRALEQPVRVAYLGPEGGFCHAVAQAQFGVGTSFLECATVVEALDEVERGRAVYAVFPFESSVEGLVQPSINALEQTDLVLVAERAMPATYSLMSRTENIADIDKIFATAAAHAACERFLERELAKVSVIDVRSPVVAAEMCADDHGGAALVPEPAGRAQGLGVVRANIGDTADMRFRYGVAGARPASRSGNDTTCLLFSVDDAPGALYDVLRHFAERGINLKKLQSRPVSGQGWDYVFFAEVTGHVTDRAVVTALEAIKRSTKYLRVLGSFATAE, encoded by the coding sequence GTGAAGATGGCCGACAAGAAACGACAGCTCGAGGAGCTTCGGAAGAAGCTGAGCGAAATCGACCGCGCGCTCTTGGAGCGCTTGGAGGAGCGGGCACGCGCATCGCGTGACATCCGCGCGCTCTTGGAAGGAGAAGCACCGGCGCTCGACCGCAGCGAGGCGGAAGGCCTGGATGCGCTCGCCACGGCGAGCGGAGGGGTGCTGCCGGAAGAGAGCCTGCGAGCGATCTTCAGCGAGATCTTCGCGGTGGGGCGCGCGCTGGAGCAACCCGTACGGGTCGCGTACCTCGGTCCCGAGGGTGGCTTCTGCCACGCCGTGGCGCAGGCGCAGTTCGGCGTGGGCACCAGCTTCCTCGAGTGCGCCACGGTGGTCGAGGCGCTGGACGAAGTGGAGCGCGGCCGCGCGGTCTACGCCGTGTTCCCCTTCGAGTCGTCGGTGGAGGGGCTCGTGCAGCCGTCCATCAACGCGCTGGAGCAGACGGACTTGGTGCTGGTCGCGGAGCGAGCCATGCCGGCGACCTACAGCTTGATGAGCCGCACGGAGAACATCGCGGACATCGACAAGATCTTCGCGACGGCGGCGGCGCACGCCGCGTGCGAACGCTTCTTGGAGCGCGAGCTCGCGAAGGTGAGCGTCATCGACGTGCGCTCTCCCGTGGTGGCGGCGGAGATGTGCGCGGACGACCACGGCGGCGCGGCCCTGGTTCCGGAGCCCGCAGGGCGGGCCCAGGGGCTCGGAGTGGTGCGCGCGAACATCGGGGACACGGCGGACATGCGTTTCCGCTACGGCGTGGCCGGCGCGCGCCCGGCGAGTCGCTCGGGAAACGACACCACCTGCTTGCTGTTCAGCGTGGACGACGCGCCGGGCGCTCTGTACGACGTGCTCCGGCACTTCGCAGAACGCGGCATCAACTTGAAGAAGCTGCAATCGCGCCCCGTCAGCGGGCAGGGTTGGGACTACGTGTTCTTCGCGGAGGTCACCGGTCACGTGACGGATCGCGCGGTGGTCACGGCGCTGGAAGCGATCAAGCGCAGCACCAAGTACTTGCGCGTGCTGGGCTCCTTCGCCACGGCGGAGTAG
- a CDS encoding histidinol-phosphate transaminase: MRPLVTPSIESLVPYEAGKPVEEVARELGVENAVKLASNENPLGPSPRAVEAVRRAVTEAHRYPDAAAYRLRERIAQEHDVSMAEVIQGNGSNELIELLIRTFSTAADHVVFAENSFVVYRLATLAHGVPFTAVPLRDWTHDLTAMAAAVTPKTRLMFIANPNNPTGTYVDRKSLERLLQDVPQEVIVVMDEAYLQYVSAEDYPDSLELRGLRERLVSLRTFSKIYGLAALRVGYAIGPTDLVDYMNRVRAPFNVNALGQAAALAALDDREHVERSRAQNATERARLQEELAKLDVGVVPSQANFVFVDARRPGRELYQELLKKGVIVRPLGQTSFLRITVGTADENTRALAALKEVLA; this comes from the coding sequence ATGAGGCCGCTCGTCACACCGTCCATCGAGTCGCTGGTGCCTTACGAAGCGGGCAAGCCCGTGGAGGAGGTGGCGCGCGAGCTCGGTGTCGAGAACGCCGTCAAGCTCGCCTCCAACGAGAACCCCTTGGGGCCGAGCCCGCGCGCCGTGGAGGCCGTGCGCCGCGCGGTGACGGAGGCGCATCGCTATCCGGACGCCGCCGCGTATCGCCTGCGAGAGCGCATCGCCCAAGAGCACGACGTGAGCATGGCGGAGGTGATCCAGGGCAATGGATCCAATGAGCTCATCGAGCTTCTGATCCGCACCTTCTCCACTGCGGCGGATCACGTGGTGTTCGCCGAGAACTCCTTCGTGGTGTACCGGCTGGCGACTCTCGCTCACGGCGTGCCGTTCACGGCGGTGCCGCTCCGGGATTGGACCCACGACCTCACGGCGATGGCGGCCGCGGTGACGCCAAAGACACGGCTGATGTTCATCGCCAACCCGAACAATCCCACCGGCACCTACGTGGATCGGAAGAGTCTCGAGCGTCTGCTCCAAGACGTGCCCCAGGAAGTGATCGTGGTGATGGACGAGGCGTACCTGCAGTACGTCTCCGCCGAGGACTACCCCGATAGCCTGGAGCTCCGCGGCCTGCGGGAGCGGTTGGTCAGCCTGCGCACGTTCTCCAAGATCTACGGGCTGGCGGCGCTTCGTGTCGGCTACGCCATCGGCCCCACGGATCTGGTGGACTACATGAACCGGGTGCGGGCGCCCTTCAACGTGAACGCCCTGGGGCAAGCGGCGGCATTGGCGGCCTTGGACGACCGAGAGCACGTGGAAAGGAGCCGCGCCCAGAACGCGACGGAGCGCGCGCGTCTCCAGGAGGAGCTCGCGAAGCTGGACGTGGGCGTGGTGCCGAGCCAGGCGAACTTCGTGTTCGTGGACGCGCGCCGGCCCGGTCGAGAGCTGTACCAAGAGCTCCTGAAGAAGGGCGTGATCGTCCGCCCCTTGGGTCAGACCAGCTTCCTGCGCATCACGGTAGGGACGGCGGACGAAAACACTCGCGCGCTGGCGGCGCTGAAAGAGGTGCTCGCGTGA
- the aroA gene encoding 3-phosphoshikimate 1-carboxyvinyltransferase codes for MARLRVRPAARPLSGSVPVPSDKSIGHRALIFAALSAGDSLIRGFSYGEDNVATLSAFRAMGVAARDDGQGVLHVRGVGLAGLRAPAESLDCGNSGTTMRLMSGVLAAQPFASRLHGDASLSRRPMGRVVHPLRQRGAVIWGVPKGDDVTAPLELGPLPEGTRLAPLEYTLPVPSAQVKSALLLSGLFASGPTVVVEPLVTRDHTERMMNALGMPIQTLGPMVSLHPPADPMAIRPFELELPGDLSAAAFPLVAAAVVDGSLVTTRRTGLNPTRAGILDVLRGFGVEFGAVPQGDALGEPFGEVSVRASALSAAHVGGELAARSIDEIPIAAVLAARARGVSQFSDVRELRVKESDRIAAIVRLLGAFGVAAEEREDGFAVEGRPQGPLSAAEVSSGGDHRIAMAAAVLALVADGESRIDDVDCIATSFPRFAGTLRALGAEVEVET; via the coding sequence ATGGCCCGCTTGAGAGTCCGCCCTGCGGCGCGGCCGCTCTCCGGGAGCGTGCCGGTGCCCAGTGACAAGAGCATCGGCCATCGTGCGCTGATCTTCGCCGCGCTTTCCGCCGGCGATTCGCTCATCCGCGGCTTCTCCTACGGCGAGGACAACGTGGCGACGCTGTCGGCGTTTCGCGCCATGGGTGTGGCCGCGCGGGACGACGGCCAGGGAGTGCTGCACGTCCGCGGCGTGGGTCTCGCGGGGCTTCGTGCGCCCGCGGAGTCCCTCGACTGCGGCAACAGCGGCACCACCATGCGGCTGATGAGCGGGGTGCTCGCGGCGCAGCCGTTCGCGAGCCGGCTGCATGGCGACGCGTCCTTGTCGCGGCGTCCGATGGGGCGGGTCGTCCATCCGCTTCGGCAGCGGGGGGCCGTCATTTGGGGCGTGCCCAAGGGGGACGACGTGACGGCCCCCCTCGAGCTCGGACCCTTGCCGGAGGGCACGCGCCTTGCGCCCCTCGAGTACACGCTGCCGGTTCCGAGCGCCCAAGTGAAGAGCGCCCTGTTGCTCTCGGGCCTGTTCGCGTCGGGGCCCACGGTGGTGGTCGAGCCGCTCGTCACGCGAGATCACACCGAGCGCATGATGAACGCCCTGGGCATGCCGATCCAGACGCTGGGCCCGATGGTGAGCTTGCACCCGCCAGCGGATCCCATGGCCATCCGTCCCTTCGAGCTCGAGCTGCCGGGAGATCTGTCCGCAGCGGCGTTCCCGCTGGTGGCCGCTGCGGTGGTGGACGGTAGCTTGGTGACGACGCGGCGCACGGGCCTCAACCCGACGCGGGCTGGCATTCTGGACGTGCTCCGGGGCTTCGGCGTCGAGTTCGGAGCGGTGCCCCAGGGGGACGCCCTGGGAGAGCCCTTTGGCGAGGTGAGCGTGCGGGCGTCGGCGCTCTCTGCTGCCCACGTGGGCGGGGAGCTCGCCGCGCGATCGATCGACGAGATCCCCATCGCCGCCGTGCTCGCGGCCCGGGCCCGTGGCGTGAGCCAGTTCTCCGACGTGCGCGAGCTGCGAGTGAAGGAGAGCGACCGCATCGCCGCCATCGTGCGACTGCTGGGCGCCTTCGGCGTGGCAGCGGAGGAGCGGGAGGACGGCTTCGCGGTGGAAGGACGGCCGCAAGGACCGCTCTCGGCGGCGGAGGTGAGCAGCGGTGGGGACCATCGCATCGCGATGGCTGCGGCCGTGCTCGCGCTGGTGGCCGATGGCGAGAGCCGCATCGACGACGTGGACTGCATCGCGACCAGCTTCCCGCGCTTCGCCGGAACGCTGCGCGCGTTGGGGGCGGAAGTGGAGGTCGAGACATGA
- a CDS encoding (d)CMP kinase, whose product MSRKRPVVAIDGPAGAGKTTVTRRVAEALGYTLVDTGALYRTVALAAERKGLSWSDESAVATLAEGLAEQGAVRFEGQRITLFGEDVSQLIRTQEIAEGASQVSAIPGVRAALLDMQRAAGAEGGVVLEGRDIGTVVFPDAEAKFFLTASVDVRAERRFQELRSRGAPAELDRVRDEVVQRDHRDTMRPVAPLTQAEDATLVDSSGMSIDEVVAHIVNHTRDVARKLGS is encoded by the coding sequence ATGAGCCGCAAGCGACCCGTGGTGGCCATCGACGGACCGGCCGGTGCCGGCAAGACGACCGTGACCCGGCGCGTGGCCGAGGCGCTGGGCTACACGCTGGTGGACACCGGCGCGCTGTATCGCACCGTAGCGCTGGCGGCGGAGCGAAAAGGCCTTTCTTGGAGCGACGAGTCGGCGGTGGCCACGCTCGCGGAAGGTCTGGCGGAGCAGGGCGCGGTGCGCTTCGAAGGCCAGCGCATTACCCTCTTCGGCGAGGACGTGAGCCAGCTGATCCGCACTCAGGAGATCGCCGAGGGGGCCAGCCAGGTGAGCGCGATTCCCGGGGTACGGGCGGCGCTTTTGGACATGCAGCGCGCGGCCGGGGCCGAGGGCGGCGTGGTGCTCGAGGGCCGAGACATCGGCACCGTCGTGTTCCCCGACGCGGAGGCGAAGTTCTTCCTGACCGCCAGCGTGGACGTGCGCGCCGAGCGTCGCTTCCAGGAGCTGCGCTCCCGTGGTGCGCCGGCAGAGCTGGATCGCGTCCGAGACGAAGTGGTGCAGCGGGACCATCGCGACACCATGCGCCCCGTCGCCCCGCTGACGCAGGCGGAGGACGCGACGCTGGTCGACAGCTCCGGCATGAGCATCGACGAAGTGGTCGCGCACATCGTGAACCACACGCGGGACGTGGCGCGAAAGCTGGGTTCGTGA
- a CDS encoding 30S ribosomal protein S1 has translation MTDTQTTQNQNPTDGFAAMFEASEANAGGIEIGGEGQIVTGIVVAVNRDAVVVDIGGKSEGVIKADEFVDATGQLAVAAGDKVDVFIESRESDDGLISLSKEKADKMKVWDEISSACERDEIIEGTISQRVKGGLSVTIRGGVKAFLPGSQVDLRPIRNLEKLIGQTYEFKVIKFNKKRGNIVLSRRVLLEKERDEMKQKTLQNLEEGMVLTGTIKNLTEYGAFVDLGGIDGLLHITDMSWGRVNHPSEVFQVGDEVTVKVLKYNPETERVSLGLKQTQEDPWNHAEEVYVIGKRVTGKVMSLTDYGAFVELEPGVEGLIHVSEMSWTKKIKHPSKMLEMAQEVECQVLEVDARAKRISLGLKQLEPDPWSLFTDKYKPGDKIAGKVRSLTDYGVFIGIEEGVDGMVHKTDLSWTVKVNNPADLYNKGDDVEAIILSINHDEKKVSLGVKQLWDDPWGSILEEFKPGSVVENIEVLSVVDYGAFVRLREGIEAIIPAGEMAAGSNLSVGDKIKAEVSNVDTMDRRITMSTRAPGESPQAEQLQVLNREKAGKGATLGDLLKEKLGDKLSSIAAPKDESAEAEAEAAPAADAAEVQEQQSEE, from the coding sequence ATGACTGACACCCAAACCACTCAAAACCAAAACCCCACTGACGGTTTCGCAGCAATGTTCGAAGCCAGCGAAGCAAACGCTGGCGGAATCGAGATCGGCGGAGAGGGACAGATCGTCACCGGCATCGTGGTGGCGGTGAATCGAGACGCCGTCGTCGTCGATATCGGCGGCAAGAGCGAGGGTGTCATCAAGGCGGACGAGTTCGTCGACGCGACGGGCCAGCTCGCCGTCGCGGCCGGCGACAAGGTCGACGTTTTCATCGAGAGTCGCGAGAGCGACGACGGCCTCATCTCCCTGTCCAAGGAGAAGGCCGACAAGATGAAGGTGTGGGACGAGATCTCCAGCGCGTGCGAGCGCGACGAGATCATCGAGGGCACCATCAGCCAGCGCGTGAAGGGCGGCCTGTCGGTCACCATCCGCGGCGGCGTGAAGGCCTTCCTGCCGGGCTCGCAGGTAGACCTCCGGCCCATCCGCAACCTCGAGAAGCTGATCGGCCAGACCTACGAGTTCAAGGTCATCAAGTTCAACAAGAAGCGCGGCAACATCGTGCTCAGCCGCCGCGTGCTCCTCGAGAAGGAGCGCGACGAGATGAAGCAGAAGACCCTGCAGAATCTCGAAGAGGGCATGGTCCTCACCGGCACCATCAAGAACCTCACGGAGTACGGCGCGTTCGTGGATCTGGGCGGCATCGACGGCCTGCTCCACATCACGGACATGTCCTGGGGCCGCGTGAACCACCCGAGCGAGGTGTTCCAGGTCGGGGACGAGGTCACCGTCAAGGTCCTCAAGTACAACCCGGAGACCGAGCGCGTCAGCCTGGGCCTCAAGCAGACCCAGGAAGATCCGTGGAACCACGCAGAAGAGGTGTACGTCATCGGCAAGCGCGTGACCGGCAAGGTCATGAGCCTGACGGACTACGGCGCCTTCGTGGAACTCGAGCCGGGCGTGGAGGGTCTCATCCACGTCAGCGAGATGAGCTGGACCAAGAAGATCAAGCATCCCTCCAAGATGCTGGAGATGGCGCAAGAGGTGGAGTGCCAGGTGCTCGAGGTGGATGCGCGGGCCAAGCGCATCAGCCTGGGCCTCAAGCAGCTCGAGCCCGATCCCTGGTCCTTGTTCACCGACAAGTACAAGCCCGGCGACAAGATCGCTGGCAAGGTGCGGTCGCTCACGGACTACGGCGTCTTCATCGGCATCGAAGAAGGCGTGGACGGCATGGTCCACAAGACCGACCTGTCTTGGACGGTCAAGGTCAACAACCCCGCCGACCTCTACAACAAGGGCGACGACGTCGAGGCGATCATCCTCTCCATCAATCACGACGAGAAGAAGGTCAGCCTGGGCGTGAAGCAGCTGTGGGACGACCCCTGGGGCAGCATCCTGGAGGAGTTCAAGCCGGGCAGCGTGGTGGAGAACATCGAGGTGCTGTCGGTGGTGGACTACGGCGCGTTCGTGCGACTGCGCGAGGGCATCGAGGCCATCATTCCGGCCGGCGAAATGGCCGCCGGGTCGAACCTCTCGGTGGGCGACAAGATCAAGGCCGAGGTCTCCAACGTGGACACCATGGACCGTCGCATCACGATGTCTACGCGGGCGCCGGGCGAGAGCCCGCAGGCCGAGCAGCTCCAGGTTCTCAACCGCGAGAAGGCGGGCAAGGGCGCCACGCTGGGCGACCTGCTCAAGGAGAAGCTGGGCGACAAGCTCTCCAGCATCGCGGCTCCCAAGGACGAGAGCGCCGAGGCCGAGGCCGAGGCGGCCCCCGCGGCGGATGCCGCCGAGGTTCAGGAGCAGCAGTCGGAGGAGTGA
- a CDS encoding AI-2E family transporter: MTEPVIIESGGRGWSRPRIAFLAISFVAIVALAVWASEVLLPFILATIIAYVLTPLVALCERARIPRALAIVIVYVVTIGTIYMSVAAIAPRIYVEVSKLSRDAPTLVKELTRKWAPRVDTYVGGVLDRVDTADKEPKPPPAPAFEVIKKENGGYEIELRSGVDVVQDGPKRWRIIPKQPDTDEKFSVATLANESMASLGSYLKKNAVELIKFGQLVVSKVARAIFLLFMTLMVAAYLMHTREQILDFFRSLPPPRARGSFDRLIFRIDRGLAGVVRGQLVICGVNGVLSAIGFWMFGLKYWPILAIIAAVMSIVPIFGSILSSVPVVIIGLTQDFWTALWVLLWIIGIHQVEANLLNPKIIGVAAKIHPVLVVFALIVGEHFYGLWGALLAVPVLSLAQSVFQHFRYESMPDTGPDSLPPPPVVTEA; the protein is encoded by the coding sequence GTGACAGAGCCAGTGATCATAGAGAGCGGGGGGCGCGGCTGGAGCCGGCCGCGCATCGCGTTTCTGGCGATCAGCTTCGTCGCCATCGTTGCCCTCGCGGTGTGGGCGAGCGAAGTGCTGCTGCCCTTCATCCTGGCGACCATCATCGCTTACGTGCTGACGCCGTTGGTGGCGCTGTGCGAGCGCGCTCGCATCCCCCGCGCGCTGGCCATCGTCATCGTGTACGTGGTGACCATCGGCACGATCTACATGTCCGTCGCGGCCATTGCGCCGCGCATCTACGTGGAAGTGTCGAAGCTGTCGCGGGACGCCCCGACCCTCGTCAAGGAGCTCACGCGCAAGTGGGCGCCGCGCGTGGATACCTACGTGGGCGGTGTGCTCGACCGCGTGGACACCGCGGACAAGGAGCCGAAGCCGCCGCCCGCCCCCGCCTTCGAGGTGATCAAGAAGGAGAACGGCGGCTACGAGATCGAGCTCCGCTCCGGCGTCGACGTGGTGCAGGACGGCCCCAAGCGCTGGCGCATCATTCCCAAGCAGCCCGACACCGACGAGAAGTTCAGCGTGGCGACGCTCGCCAACGAGAGCATGGCGAGCCTGGGGAGCTACCTGAAGAAGAACGCCGTCGAGCTCATCAAGTTCGGCCAGCTGGTGGTGAGCAAGGTGGCGCGGGCCATCTTCCTCTTGTTCATGACGCTGATGGTCGCGGCCTACCTGATGCACACCCGCGAACAGATCCTCGACTTCTTCCGCTCGCTACCCCCGCCTCGCGCGCGCGGCAGCTTCGATCGCTTGATCTTCCGCATCGACCGCGGGCTCGCCGGCGTGGTGCGCGGCCAGCTGGTGATTTGCGGCGTGAACGGCGTGCTCAGTGCCATCGGCTTTTGGATGTTCGGCCTGAAATACTGGCCCATCTTGGCCATCATCGCGGCGGTCATGAGCATCGTCCCCATCTTCGGGTCGATCCTCTCCAGCGTTCCCGTGGTCATCATCGGCCTGACTCAAGACTTTTGGACCGCCCTGTGGGTGCTGCTCTGGATCATCGGTATCCATCAGGTGGAAGCGAACCTGCTGAACCCGAAGATCATCGGCGTGGCCGCCAAGATCCATCCGGTGCTGGTGGTGTTCGCGCTGATCGTAGGCGAGCACTTCTACGGCTTGTGGGGCGCGCTCTTGGCCGTGCCGGTGCTGTCCCTGGCGCAAAGTGTGTTCCAGCATTTCCGTTACGAGTCGATGCCGGACACCGGGCCCGACAGTCTGCCCCCGCCGCCGGTCGTCACGGAAGCGTGA
- a CDS encoding FHIPEP family type III secretion protein yields the protein MPAPSALVLGQKKKKLGTADAALAALVIAVVGLMIVPLPTWLLDLLIASNLASSVAILLITLYVSDALRIAAFPTLLLITTLIRLALNVSSTRLILLQADAGEVIRAFGQFVVRGNYVVGGVIFLILTIIQFVVIAKGSERVAEVGARFTLDAMPGKQMAIDAELRSGSIDGNEAKRRRRALARESQFYGAMDGAMKFVKGDVIASFLITLINILGGLAIGVGQKNMEVVGALKRYGLLTIGDGLVSQIPALVIATAAGVLVTRVASEEPDTPLGEELSSQIFGAPRALRVASLFVVILAAIPGLPALPFLVIGGLLFVASRAPTRPATRAEHGGGAEPIQRDEDDRAPRFVPVVVPWSLHVSADLARLVDDDVRGGELRRAGIRSAGAAVQELTFRELGVPLPAPRVSVDDELPERCVVLSIHEVPAQVLELPRELGDGDLAAFLVDAALGVLRPRAADFLGIAETQVLLDQLEQIAPATVRQVVPKPVSVTLLADILRRLVEEGVGVRDLKTILEALSQVATADKDPLNLAEFVRSQLRRAITHQLTGGSPEIEVVLLEPGIEETIRGAIQRTAAGSFLTLAPAAGRDIVTAVRRASPSAEALVLTQPDIRRFVRKLIEVDMPDARVVSFAELLPELSVKPIGTATLSGL from the coding sequence GACGCCCTGCGCATCGCGGCGTTTCCCACGCTGCTGCTCATCACCACGCTCATCCGCCTGGCCCTCAACGTCTCCAGCACCCGGCTCATCCTGCTGCAAGCCGACGCCGGCGAGGTGATCCGCGCGTTCGGGCAGTTCGTGGTGCGCGGCAACTACGTGGTGGGCGGCGTCATCTTCTTGATCTTGACCATCATCCAGTTCGTCGTGATCGCGAAGGGCAGCGAGCGCGTGGCCGAGGTGGGCGCCCGCTTCACGCTGGATGCCATGCCCGGCAAGCAGATGGCGATCGACGCCGAGCTCCGCAGCGGTAGCATCGACGGCAACGAGGCCAAGCGCCGCCGCCGGGCCCTGGCCCGGGAGAGCCAGTTCTACGGCGCCATGGACGGCGCCATGAAGTTCGTGAAGGGGGACGTCATCGCGTCGTTCCTGATCACGCTGATCAACATCCTGGGCGGCCTCGCCATCGGCGTCGGCCAGAAGAACATGGAAGTGGTCGGCGCCCTCAAGCGCTACGGCCTGCTCACCATCGGCGACGGCCTGGTCTCGCAGATCCCGGCGCTGGTGATCGCGACCGCCGCGGGCGTGCTGGTGACCCGCGTCGCCAGCGAGGAGCCGGACACGCCGCTGGGCGAGGAGCTCTCCAGTCAGATCTTCGGCGCGCCGCGGGCGCTCCGCGTCGCGAGCCTGTTCGTGGTGATCTTGGCGGCGATCCCGGGGCTGCCGGCGCTGCCGTTCCTGGTGATTGGCGGGCTCTTGTTCGTCGCCTCCCGGGCGCCCACGCGGCCCGCAACGCGGGCGGAGCACGGCGGCGGAGCAGAGCCCATCCAGCGCGACGAGGACGACCGCGCGCCGCGTTTCGTCCCCGTTGTGGTGCCCTGGTCGCTGCACGTGAGCGCGGATCTCGCGCGCCTGGTGGACGACGACGTGCGCGGCGGGGAGCTCCGCCGCGCGGGGATCCGCTCCGCCGGGGCCGCGGTGCAGGAGCTCACCTTCCGGGAGCTCGGTGTGCCCCTGCCCGCGCCCCGTGTCTCGGTGGACGACGAGCTACCCGAGCGCTGCGTGGTGCTCAGCATCCACGAGGTGCCGGCCCAGGTGTTGGAGCTGCCGCGAGAGCTCGGCGATGGCGACCTCGCCGCGTTCCTGGTGGACGCCGCCCTGGGGGTGCTGCGTCCCCGGGCCGCCGACTTCCTGGGCATCGCCGAGACGCAGGTGCTGCTCGATCAGCTCGAGCAGATCGCCCCCGCCACCGTTCGCCAAGTGGTGCCCAAGCCGGTGAGCGTCACGCTGTTGGCCGACATCCTGCGCCGGCTGGTGGAGGAAGGCGTCGGGGTTCGCGACTTGAAGACCATCCTCGAAGCGCTCTCGCAAGTCGCCACTGCCGACAAGGATCCGCTGAACCTCGCGGAGTTCGTGCGCTCGCAGCTGCGCCGGGCCATCACCCATCAGCTCACCGGCGGCTCGCCGGAGATCGAGGTCGTGCTGCTCGAGCCCGGCATCGAGGAGACCATCCGCGGCGCCATCCAGCGCACCGCCGCTGGCAGCTTCCTCACGCTGGCCCCGGCCGCGGGTCGCGACATCGTGACCGCCGTTCGCCGCGCCAGCCCCAGCGCCGAAGCGCTGGTGTTGACTCAGCCCGACATCCGTCGCTTCGTGCGCAAGCTCATCGAGGTCGACATGCCCGATGCCCGCGTCGTGAGCTTCGCCGAGCTGCTCCCCGAGCTGAGCGTCAAGCCGATCGGAACCGCGACGCTCTCGGGGCTCTAG